The Tamandua tetradactyla isolate mTamTet1 chromosome 8, mTamTet1.pri, whole genome shotgun sequence genome includes a window with the following:
- the LOC143643206 gene encoding olfactory receptor 8C8-like encodes MPMKEMVVENVSSVTQFILMGLTDKPEIQLPLFFLFLLNHVVTVVGNLILINLICFSSYLHTPMYFFLFNLSFIDLCYSFVFTPKMLMDFNSERNIISFAGCMAQLFFFCFFVSSECYVLTAMAYDRYVAICKPLLYTITMSPQMCSLLMSASHVMGFAVAMAHTGCMIRLTFCDSNIINHYMCDIFPLLQLSCSSTYANELVSSIIAGMVVIVSSVIIFISYVMILFNVLHMSSHKGWSKAFSTCGSHLITVGLFYGSGLLTHVKPSSAGSLGQEKFFSVLYTNVVPMLNPLIYSLRNKDVKLALKKTLKRIANRQNWFVLP; translated from the coding sequence ATGCCCATGAAGGAAATGGTTGTGGAAAATGTCTCTTCAGTGACTCAGTTTATCCTTATGGGATTAACAGACAAACCTGAGATCCAGTTGCccctgttttttctgtttttgctgaaCCATGTGGTCACTGTAGTCgggaatttaattttaattaatcttaTTTGCTTCAGTTCCTaccttcacacccccatgtactttttcctcttcaATCTGTCCTTCATTGATCTCTGCTATTCATTTGTCTTTACCCCTAAAATGCTCATGGACTTTAATTCAGAGAGGAACATCATCTCCTTTGCAGGATGCATGGCtcagttatttttcttctgcttctttgttAGCTCTGAGTGCTATGTGCTGACAGCCATGGCCTACgatcgctatgtggccatctgtaagcCCCTACTGTACACCATCACCATGTCCCCTCAGATGTGTTCTCTGCTGATGTCTGCTTCCCATGTGATGGGGTTTGCTGTTGCAATGGCTCACACAGGGTGCATGATCAGGCTGACATTTTGTGATTCCAACATCATCAACCACTACATGTGTGACATCTTCCCCTTGCTCCAGCTCTCCTGCAGCAGCACCTATGCCAATGAGCTTGTATCTTCAATTATTGCAGGCATGGTTGTCATAGTGTCAAGTGTAATTATCTTTATCTCTTATGTTATGATTCTTTTTAATGTCCTTCACATGTCATCACATAAGGGCTGGTCCAAAGCCTTCAGCACCTGTGGCTCCCACTTAATTACTGTTGGCCTTTTCTATGGATCTGGGCTGCTCACTCATGTCAAGCCATCATCTGCTGGGTCTTTGGGTCAGGAGAAATTTTTCTCAGTGCTTTATACCAATGTGGTGCCCATGCTGAACCCCCTTATCTATAGCCTGAGGAACAAGGACGTCAAACTTGCTTTGAAGAAAACCTTGAAGAGAATAGCAAACAGACAGAACTGGTTTGTGCTGCCTTAG